A region of the Fischerella sp. PCC 9605 genome:
CTGGTTCAATATCGATGACAATAATTTGTTTGTGAATTCCGACTTGCGGTGCAGCCAAACCAATGCCATCCTGACTGTACATGGTTTGTAGCATTTCGCGTGCGACTTTGCGGATTTCCTCGTCTACTTTAGCAACGCGCTTGGCGGGTTGACGCAGAACGCGATCGCCCAGGTAATGCAGTTCCAAGGGCGGTTTCTGTAACTTTTTCTTCTCAACAACAATTTCCGAAGGCATGCTCTTCTAACTCACCTAATATGGATTGGAAATGATTTCGCTTTATTCAATCTTAGCAACCAGAAGATGTGCAAATTAATTTCAATTACATAGTAGGCGAGGGGAGGGGGAGTGGGGGAGTGGGAGAATAACTACTAACCACTAACTACTAACCACTAACTACTAACTCTTGACTATTGACTATCTCCTCTAGCGATTTTTGTCTGGTTATGCAGATGGCGAGTATAAAAAGTTAAGTATAATCTCGCGCATACAATCCAAAATTCTGCTGAAGGGTGTAATGTGTTAAAAATCCTGACTAAACTTGACTATCTGCTTAAAGAAACTCTGATTGGTTTGCAACGCGGTGGCTGGATGAATTGGGCAGCTATCAGTACTGTCACGGTGTTACTATTTTTATTTGGTTTGAGTCTGCAAACTTCTTGGCAAGTGGAAAAACTGCTCTACCAATTCGGTAGTCAATTAGAAGTATCAGTTTATCTCGATTCGGGTGCGCGAGCAGAAAGCATTGAACCACTGGTGGCGAGAATGCCAGAGGTAGCGGATATAAAAATTATTACTAAAGAACAAGCTTGGAATAAGTTAGTAAAGGAACTGGGAATTTCTGATATCGAAGGTGCTACCCAGCAGTTAGGTGAGAATCCGCTTGTAGATGAATTGAAGGTGAAAGCACGCAACTCTGAGGTAGTCCCAACCCTAGCAACACAACTAGCGAAGTTGCACGGAGTAGATGCAGTTCAGTATGTGGATGAAGCTGTTAAACGCATTGCTCAGTTGCATCGAGGCTTGAATTGGGTGACACTCACAATTACCATTATTCTCACCTCAACAGCGATCGCTGTCACCACCACCACCATCAGACTAATAGTCATGGCGCGACGCCGGGAAATTGAAATTATGCAACTAGTGGGAGCAACATCAGCTTGGATTTACTTGCCGTTTGTCTTACAAGGAATTGCTTTTGG
Encoded here:
- a CDS encoding cell division protein FtsX, translated to MLKILTKLDYLLKETLIGLQRGGWMNWAAISTVTVLLFLFGLSLQTSWQVEKLLYQFGSQLEVSVYLDSGARAESIEPLVARMPEVADIKIITKEQAWNKLVKELGISDIEGATQQLGENPLVDELKVKARNSEVVPTLATQLAKLHGVDAVQYVDEAVKRIAQLHRGLNWVTLTITIILTSTAIAVTTTTIRLIVMARRREIEIMQLVGATSAWIYLPFVLQGIAFGLVGGAIAWSFISLIQQFLGNVLANQPEFIKFITNGLQLTPLQTLLLPLILLNFGATVGLIGSLFAVRQFAKS